The nucleotide window CCAGCACGGTTGGCGGGCCTGGGAGATCTGGACACGAACCGTGCCGGCGGCAAATACGTCGCCGAGGCAAAGCTCTGCTTCTGTAAATCCGTCCGACGCAATGTTCTCTCCGAAGCCTCCCGGTTTGAATATTTCCTGCCGGTCGGGAAATGTTTCCCGCCAATAAGCGTAATGCTCGGAAGGATAGATGTGCAGGGCTTTGTCTGGTCCACCGTGAACAGCACGGTCTGCCTGACTGTCCGTTAAGAGGCCTTCACGGCCGACCTGTTGCGGACCGGCGGTCAGTGTCTTTCGGATCGCGGATTGTTCCTTGTCCTGCCAAAGCTGTTCAGGCTTGCCGGTATAAATGCTGAGGATTTTCGCTTTCAAAGTCATGCACTTGCCTCATGTAGCAGCGTGTTCGTGGCAAATCTGGCCGGTTTCGACCGGCGACAGTCCAACCTCGAGCAGTTTGCAGTATCCACCTTTTTCAAGGTTCTCGTGATGTTTGCAGGTCCGGCAGAGCCCGAAGGACCGATTGCCTCTCTGAAGCAGCATTGCGCTCACGAGAGCCTTTAGTCCGGTCGCCAGCGCGGTTGATGTGTCTTTTGGCAGATCATCAATGACCTCGTCCA belongs to Roseibium porphyridii and includes:
- a CDS encoding MOSC domain-containing protein; this translates as MTLKAKILSIYTGKPEQLWQDKEQSAIRKTLTAGPQQVGREGLLTDSQADRAVHGGPDKALHIYPSEHYAYWRETFPDRQEIFKPGGFGENIASDGFTEAELCLGDVFAAGTVRVQISQARQPCWKLNMHTGNPAQAAHFQKTARTGWYFRVLQEGQFEAGDELILVERPCPEWNLKEVIHARFSPRVDPQMARALSELPELAEPWQKAFAKKADPAFQEDTSRRLKG